A single Pan troglodytes isolate AG18354 chromosome X, NHGRI_mPanTro3-v2.0_pri, whole genome shotgun sequence DNA region contains:
- the TCEAL1 gene encoding transcription elongation factor A protein-like 1 isoform X2 gives MLRFHFSSEKKWQALRGGEVCWSQRGTSRRGRLGAHGPERSRSGKGYAVDRDWGARVDAERHGVCRPHCPAPVTAGEACSKACWENGGLSGRRGRPGSGGVGRAGEPLGKRKVEDLAPESGKGRITVLEEENSQHGQTTQRK, from the exons atgcttcgcTTCCACTTCTCATCTGAAAAGAAATGGCAAGCTTTGCGGGGTGGAGAG GTCTGCTGGTCACAGCGGGGCACCTCGAGGAGAGGACGACTAGGAGCACACGGCCCGGAAAGGTCCAGGTCAGGGAAGGGGTACGCAGTGGACCGGGACTGGGGCGCGAGGGTGGACGCCGAAAGGCATGGAGTCTGCAGGCCGCACTGTCCCGCCCCTGTCACTGCGGGCGAGGCCTGTAGCAAAGCCTGCTGGGAAAATGGTGGGCTTTCGGGAAGGAGGGGGCGACCGGGAAGCGGCGGAGTCGGGAGAGCCGGAGAGCCTCTGGGAAAGCGCAAGGTTGAGGACCTGGCCCCCGAATCAGGAAAAGGCAG AATAACTGTGCTTGAAGAAGAAAATTCCCAACATGGACAAACCACGCAAAGAAAATGA
- the TCEAL1 gene encoding transcription elongation factor A protein-like 1 isoform X1: MDKPRKENEEPQSAPKTDEERPPVEHSPEKQSPEEQSSEEQSSEEEFFPEELLPELLPEMLLSEERPPQEGLSRKDLFEGRPPMEQPPCGVGKHKLEEGSFKERLARSRPQFRGDIHGRNLSNEEMIQAADELEEMKRVRNKLMIMHWKAKRSRPYPI; encoded by the coding sequence ATGGACAAACCACGCAAAGAAAATGAAGAGCCGCAGAGCGCGCCCAAGACCGATGAGGAGAGGCCTCCGGTGGAGCACTCTCCCGAAAAGCAGTCCCCCGAGGAGCAGTCTTCGGAGGAGCAGTCCTCGGAGGAGGAGTTCTTTCCTGAAGAGCTCTTGCCTGAGCTCCTGCCTGAGATGCTCCTCTCGGAGGAGCGCCCTCCGCAGGAGGGTCTTTCCAGGAAGGACCTGTTTGAGGGGCGCCCTCCCATGGAGCAGCCTCCTTGTGGAGTAGGAAAACATAAGCTTGAAGAAGGAAGCTTTAAAGAAAGGTTGGCTCGTTCTCGCCCGCAATTTAGAGGGGACATACATGGCAGAAATTTAAGCAATGAGGAGATGATACAGGCAGCAGATGAGCTAGAAGAGATGAAAAGAGTAAGAAACAAACTGATGATAATGCACTGGAAGGCAAAACGGAGCCGTCCTTATCCTATTTAA